A region of Gracilinanus agilis isolate LMUSP501 chromosome 3, AgileGrace, whole genome shotgun sequence DNA encodes the following proteins:
- the LOC123240839 gene encoding olfactory receptor 2L3-like → MEEWNQTTSGFFLLGLFPPTRARLFLFLLVFLIFLIAFLGNSIMILLISVDRHLHTPMYFLLSHLSLMDLMYICSTVPKMTMNFLSGDNSISFVGCGFQSVCFLLTGGVEALLLVGMAYDRYVAICRPLHYPILMSKRMCLFMIAGSWVFSSINAISHTVYAFHIPYCKSRVINHFFCDIPAMLPLACIDTQTYEYTVFFSTNIFLLVPFIGIMTSYGRVLFAIYHMRSSQGKKKAFTTCSTHLTVVTFYYAPFTYTYLQPPAFRYPEEDKNLAVFYTILTPMLNPIIYSLRNKEVLGALRRVFGKALPKKEELGL, encoded by the coding sequence ATGGAGGAATGGAATCAAACCACCAGTGGATTCTTCTTGCTGGGGTTGTTTCCCCCAACAAGAGCTCgcctatttctcttccttctggtTTTTCTCATCTTCCTGATTGCATTCTTAGGTAACTCAATCATGATTCTCCTCATTAGTGTGGATCGCCACCTCCATACTCCCATGTACTTCCTACTGAGTCATCTCTCCCTTATGGACTTAATGTATATTTGCAGTACAGTTCCCAAAATGACTATGAACTTCCTATCTGGGGATAATTCAATTTCCTTTGTTGGTTGTGGATTCCAAAGTGTCTGTTTTTTACTCACAGGAGGGGTTGAAGCTCTACTACTAGTAGGCATGGCCTATGACCGTTATGTGGCCATTTGTCGCCCCCTGCACTATCCTATTCTAATGAGCAAAAGAATGTGCTTATTCATGATTGCAGGGTCCTGGGTCTTCTCATCCATCAATGCCATATCACACACAGTGTATGCATTCCATATTCCCTACTGTAAATCCAGAGTTATTAACCACTTCTTCTGTGACATCCCAGCCATGCTTCCTCTGGCTTGCATTGATACACAGACCTATGAGTACACAGTGTTCTTTAGCACCAACATATTTCTTTTGGTCCCTTTCATTGGCATTATGACATCCTATGGTCGAGTTCTCTTCGCTATCTACCATATGCGCTCATCCCAAGGGAAGAAGAAAGCTTTCACCACCTGTTCCACTCATCTCACTGTGGTGACCTTCTACTATGCCCCCTTTACCTATACTTATCTCCAGCCCCCAGCTTTCCGCTATCCAGAAGAGGATAAAAACTTGGCTGTCTTTTATACCATCCTCACCCCCATGCTTAACCCCATCATCTACAGCCTAAGGAATAAGGAGGTCTTGGGAGCCCTGAGGAGAGTCTTTGGGAAAGCCTTACCTAAGAAAGAAGAGCTTGGTTTATAA